The following coding sequences lie in one Myxococcus xanthus genomic window:
- a CDS encoding MYXO-CTERM-anchored inactivated metalloprotease: protein MPPSRVFLLIPLVILFGVPSAQAQPYERTRYGGLELCRGNRTVTYAMTTSGGHPTAEERAAVTAAFNTWNQTVASCSDLVFTPGEDVPHPAPQPLDGKMLVTFRQVNCPDIVPDDDACWQNESCADKYDCWPFAPEDVVDETSYFRLSTGEILGTAISLNNSNGMLTTLDGPPCDEGVIEPGCVIGDVQSLVTRSIGEGLGFTLLTRTDSTMSRFLPWGDTQKRIIDPGTLQGICETYPRGLPTPGCIISTDGGVPDGGDGVPDAGDGVPDGGDGVPDGDGGAPSKSGCTTTSSVPLLGALMLLLGAGRTRQLSRGRTRGWHDLPRTHIRR, encoded by the coding sequence ATGCCCCCTTCCAGAGTCTTTCTTCTCATTCCTCTCGTCATCCTCTTCGGTGTGCCCAGCGCGCAGGCACAGCCATACGAACGCACACGATACGGAGGGCTGGAGTTGTGCCGCGGTAACAGGACCGTGACCTATGCGATGACCACATCGGGTGGCCACCCGACCGCTGAAGAGAGGGCCGCGGTCACCGCCGCGTTCAACACCTGGAACCAGACCGTGGCCAGCTGCTCGGACCTGGTGTTCACGCCCGGCGAGGATGTGCCCCATCCCGCACCGCAACCTCTCGACGGGAAGATGCTGGTGACCTTCCGCCAGGTGAACTGCCCGGACATCGTCCCTGATGACGATGCCTGCTGGCAGAATGAATCCTGTGCCGACAAGTATGACTGTTGGCCCTTCGCGCCGGAGGATGTCGTCGATGAGACGAGCTATTTCCGGCTGTCCACCGGTGAGATTCTCGGCACCGCCATCAGCCTCAACAACAGCAATGGCATGCTCACCACGCTGGACGGTCCCCCCTGCGACGAGGGAGTCATCGAGCCCGGCTGCGTCATCGGAGACGTCCAGAGCCTGGTGACGCGCTCCATCGGCGAGGGGCTGGGGTTCACCCTGCTGACACGCACCGATTCCACGATGTCTCGCTTCCTGCCATGGGGCGATACGCAGAAGCGCATCATCGACCCTGGCACGCTCCAGGGCATCTGCGAGACCTACCCTCGCGGGCTGCCAACACCCGGGTGCATCATCTCAACGGATGGCGGCGTCCCGGATGGTGGTGACGGCGTCCCGGACGCTGGTGACGGCGTCCCGGATGGTGGTGACGGCGTCCCTGACGGCGATGGCGGCGCTCCGTCAAAGTCTGGCTGCACCACCACCTCCTCGGTGCCACTCCTCGGAGCGCTCATGCTCCTGCTGGGGGCTGGACGCACTCGCCAGCTCTCACGGGGCAGAACTCGCGGATGGCATGACCTGCCTCGAACACACATCCGCAGGTAA
- a CDS encoding putative immunity protein, which produces MIKIRRGGSLTDEDHHLLAEWAALCADHVLPFFESTCPEDARPRDAIAVGRAWIRGEVRMRDAHQTAFVANAAARGLPDPARFAALAAGQAVAVAHVAAHYLGAAAYAIRAAAAAASEGDAEGARLQELGWQRKRIPAPLRELVLEDQRARNDICWGVFTG; this is translated from the coding sequence TTGATCAAGATTCGTCGTGGCGGGAGCCTGACCGACGAGGACCACCACCTGCTCGCGGAGTGGGCCGCCCTCTGCGCGGACCACGTCCTGCCCTTCTTCGAGAGCACGTGCCCCGAGGACGCGCGCCCCCGTGACGCCATCGCCGTGGGACGGGCGTGGATCAGGGGCGAGGTGCGGATGCGTGACGCCCACCAAACCGCGTTCGTGGCCAACGCCGCGGCTCGTGGGTTGCCTGACCCAGCCAGGTTCGCTGCGCTCGCGGCAGGCCAGGCGGTGGCCGTCGCCCACGTCGCTGCGCACTACTTGGGCGCGGCGGCGTACGCCATCCGGGCCGCCGCCGCGGCGGCATCCGAGGGTGACGCGGAAGGGGCCCGGCTGCAGGAGCTCGGATGGCAGCGGAAACGAATCCCCGCTCCCCTCCGTGAGCTGGTCCTCGAAGACCAGCGGGCGCGGAACGACATCTGCTGGGGCGTCTTCACCGGGTGA
- a CDS encoding histone deacetylase family protein — MRVVHSPQHALHDGGMELHRGELVPCFEMPARADFILQAVRQAGLEVSEPRAFGLESLRGVHDAGFVEFLRTAHAQWRAIGKQGFMLPSGFPARGMRRDHLPSGINGQMGYYAFDAGTPIVQGTWDAAFAAAQCALTAAAWVAEGARSAYALCRPPGHHAGHSTYGGYCFLNNAALAAQHLRERGCARVAVLDVDYHHGNGTQDIFWERADVLFVSLHGTPETEYPYFLGYADERGAGAGEGFTRNFPLPRGTTWAQYSTALDSALDAVARFGPDALVVSLGVDTYVGDPISAFALEREHFPLMGRRLAQLRLPTVFVQEGGYAVEDLGLNVAGVLEGFDAGR; from the coding sequence ATGCGAGTCGTTCATTCCCCGCAGCACGCCCTCCACGACGGCGGCATGGAGCTGCACCGCGGTGAGCTGGTGCCCTGCTTCGAGATGCCCGCGCGCGCGGACTTCATCCTGCAAGCGGTGAGGCAGGCCGGCCTGGAGGTGAGCGAGCCACGGGCCTTCGGACTGGAGTCGCTGCGGGGCGTGCACGACGCCGGCTTCGTGGAGTTCCTGCGCACCGCGCACGCGCAGTGGCGGGCCATCGGCAAGCAGGGCTTCATGCTGCCGAGCGGCTTTCCGGCGCGGGGCATGCGCCGCGACCACCTCCCCTCCGGCATCAACGGACAGATGGGCTACTACGCCTTCGACGCCGGAACGCCCATCGTCCAGGGCACCTGGGACGCCGCCTTCGCCGCCGCGCAGTGCGCGCTGACGGCTGCGGCCTGGGTGGCGGAGGGTGCGCGCAGCGCCTACGCGCTGTGCCGACCTCCGGGGCACCACGCGGGCCACTCCACCTACGGCGGCTACTGCTTCCTCAACAACGCGGCGCTGGCGGCGCAGCACCTGCGCGAGCGCGGCTGCGCGCGCGTGGCGGTGCTGGACGTGGACTACCACCACGGCAACGGCACCCAGGACATCTTCTGGGAGCGCGCCGACGTGCTCTTCGTCTCACTGCACGGCACGCCAGAGACGGAGTACCCCTACTTCCTCGGCTATGCCGACGAGCGCGGGGCCGGCGCCGGCGAGGGCTTCACCCGCAACTTCCCGCTGCCGCGCGGCACCACCTGGGCGCAGTACAGCACCGCGCTCGACTCCGCGCTGGACGCCGTGGCCCGCTTCGGCCCGGATGCGCTGGTGGTGTCGCTGGGCGTGGACACCTACGTGGGAGACCCCATCAGCGCCTTCGCGCTCGAGCGCGAGCACTTCCCCCTCATGGGCCGGCGCCTCGCGCAGCTGCGACTGCCCACGGTGTTCGTGCAGGAGGGCGGCTACGCCGTGGAGGACCTCGGCCTCAACGTGGCCGGTGTGCTCGAGGGCTTCGACGCCGGACGCTGA
- a CDS encoding RidA family protein has protein sequence MMKAINLPDRPAPQFYSQAIEVTDAKRTLYISGQVGVAPDGSVPQGVEAQARQALANLNTLLQQAGMTNRNIVKSTIYLTDAAHLPGFMAAGAGALASPPPATTLLIVKSLSDPALLIEIEAIAVG, from the coding sequence ATGATGAAGGCCATCAATCTGCCGGATAGACCCGCACCCCAATTCTATAGCCAGGCCATCGAGGTCACCGACGCGAAGCGCACGCTGTACATTTCAGGCCAGGTCGGCGTCGCTCCGGACGGAAGTGTTCCTCAAGGTGTCGAGGCGCAAGCGCGTCAAGCGCTCGCGAACCTCAACACCCTGCTGCAGCAAGCCGGCATGACCAACCGAAACATCGTCAAGTCTACGATCTATCTGACGGACGCTGCGCATTTGCCGGGCTTCATGGCCGCCGGCGCAGGTGCGCTCGCGTCGCCGCCGCCTGCGACCACGCTGCTCATCGTGAAGTCGCTGTCAGACCCGGCGCTGCTGATCGAAATCGAAGCCATCGCGGTAGGGTGA
- a CDS encoding acyl-CoA synthetase codes for MASIYDLGLDKNDANFVQLTPMTFLARAAAVHPERVAIVHGALRQTWRETDARCRRLASALQKRGIGRGDTVAVLMPNVPALIEAHFGVPMSGAVLNALNTRFDAQSIAFMLAYGEAKALLVDRELAAVASAAVDRLGRDILVVDVDAPELDLPPAPGVGYEALLAEGDSSFVYAGPDDEWDAICLNYTSGTTGDPKGVVYHHRGAFLNATSNILEWDLPKHPVYLWTLPLFHCNGWCFAWTIAARAGTNVCLRKVDATTCFDLIREHRVTHYCGAPIVHSMLIAAAAAHGQGIAHRVSAMVAGAAPPAAMFEAMEHLGIDLTHVYGLTEVYGPAAVCEKRESWSALPISERAHLNARQGARYHLQEAITVLDPATMQPVPADGETMGEVMFRGNITMKGYLKNPTATGAAFAGGWFHTGDLGVLSPDGYVKLKDRSKDIIISGGENISSLEVEDVLYRHPAVVGAAVVTQPDPRWGETPCAFIELHPGAQATAEDIIAFCKERLSGFKVPRAVVFGPLPRTSTGKIQKFELRARAGSSRAIDG; via the coding sequence ATGGCATCCATCTACGACCTCGGCCTCGATAAGAACGACGCGAACTTCGTCCAGCTGACGCCGATGACGTTTCTGGCGCGCGCGGCAGCGGTGCACCCCGAGCGAGTCGCGATCGTTCACGGCGCGTTGCGGCAGACCTGGCGCGAGACGGACGCGCGCTGTCGGCGGCTGGCGAGCGCGCTGCAGAAGCGGGGCATCGGCCGGGGCGACACCGTGGCGGTGCTCATGCCCAACGTGCCGGCGCTCATCGAGGCGCACTTCGGGGTGCCGATGAGCGGCGCGGTGCTGAACGCCCTCAACACCCGGTTCGACGCCCAGAGCATTGCCTTCATGCTGGCGTACGGCGAGGCCAAGGCGCTGCTCGTCGACCGCGAGCTTGCCGCAGTGGCGAGCGCGGCCGTCGACCGCCTCGGACGCGACATCCTCGTCGTCGACGTCGACGCCCCCGAGCTCGACCTGCCGCCTGCGCCGGGGGTCGGATACGAGGCCTTGCTCGCCGAGGGCGATTCTTCGTTCGTCTATGCCGGCCCCGACGACGAGTGGGACGCCATCTGCCTCAACTACACCTCGGGCACGACCGGCGATCCGAAGGGCGTCGTCTACCACCACCGGGGCGCGTTCCTGAACGCCACCTCCAACATCCTCGAGTGGGACCTGCCCAAGCACCCGGTCTACTTGTGGACGCTGCCACTCTTCCACTGCAACGGGTGGTGCTTCGCGTGGACCATCGCCGCCCGCGCAGGGACGAACGTGTGTCTGCGCAAGGTCGATGCGACGACGTGTTTCGACCTCATCCGTGAGCACCGCGTCACCCACTACTGCGGCGCGCCCATTGTGCACTCCATGCTCATCGCCGCCGCCGCCGCCCACGGACAGGGCATCGCCCACCGGGTGTCGGCCATGGTCGCCGGCGCCGCGCCGCCGGCCGCGATGTTCGAGGCAATGGAGCACCTCGGCATCGACCTCACCCACGTCTACGGACTCACCGAGGTCTACGGTCCGGCAGCGGTCTGCGAGAAGCGCGAGAGCTGGAGCGCCCTGCCAATCTCCGAGCGGGCACACCTCAATGCCCGGCAGGGCGCGCGTTACCACCTCCAGGAGGCCATCACCGTGCTCGACCCAGCCACGATGCAGCCGGTGCCCGCTGACGGCGAGACCATGGGCGAGGTGATGTTCCGCGGAAACATCACCATGAAAGGCTACCTCAAGAACCCCACGGCCACCGGCGCGGCGTTCGCCGGCGGCTGGTTCCACACCGGCGACCTCGGCGTGCTGTCGCCGGATGGGTATGTGAAGCTCAAGGACCGGAGCAAGGACATCATCATCTCCGGCGGCGAGAACATCTCGAGCCTCGAGGTCGAGGACGTTCTCTACCGGCACCCCGCGGTCGTGGGAGCCGCGGTCGTCACGCAGCCCGACCCGAGGTGGGGCGAGACGCCGTGCGCGTTCATCGAGCTCCACCCCGGGGCCCAAGCCACCGCCGAGGACATCATCGCCTTCTGCAAGGAACGGCTCTCCGGCTTCAAGGTGCCGCGCGCGGTCGTCTTCGGCCCGCTGCCCCGGACCTCGACCGGGAAGATCCAGAAGTTCGAGCTGCGCGCCCGCGCCGGCTCGTCACGCGCCATCGACGGCTGA
- a CDS encoding enoyl-CoA hydratase/isomerase family protein, whose amino-acid sequence MSEFGLIEITEKDDVFTIEIGGLNGETHAGLARVFRRAHESDARVVVVTGKNKSFLAPEKYEFEWVKKLGIYNDMLKIFKEAEDIIRDQINCEKVTIAKVYAPGAHSMGASIALACDFVYASEDSTFSDPHLSGFGVPPGDGGALLWPTRIGLSRAREFLMTDRACTAKEAYEIGLINKVAPADQLDAEVDALIKKLLSYDPLGLKMTKKWLNQYLQQNMNIVGMGSLFAKGMVLASGNFAQKTEAYGKQLESEGKRKG is encoded by the coding sequence ATGTCGGAATTTGGCCTTATCGAAATCACCGAGAAGGACGATGTCTTCACCATTGAGATCGGGGGCCTCAACGGAGAGACCCACGCCGGCCTCGCCCGCGTCTTCCGCCGGGCGCACGAGTCTGACGCCCGGGTCGTGGTCGTGACCGGCAAGAACAAGTCCTTCCTCGCGCCCGAGAAGTACGAGTTCGAGTGGGTGAAGAAGCTCGGCATCTACAATGACATGCTGAAAATCTTCAAGGAGGCCGAGGACATCATCCGCGACCAGATCAACTGCGAGAAGGTGACCATCGCCAAGGTGTACGCGCCGGGTGCGCACAGCATGGGCGCGTCCATCGCGCTGGCCTGTGACTTCGTCTACGCGAGCGAGGACTCCACCTTCAGCGACCCGCACCTCTCCGGCTTCGGCGTGCCTCCGGGCGACGGCGGCGCGCTGCTGTGGCCGACCCGGATTGGCCTGAGCCGGGCGCGCGAGTTCCTGATGACCGACCGTGCCTGTACGGCGAAGGAGGCCTACGAGATTGGCCTCATCAACAAGGTCGCCCCCGCGGACCAGCTCGACGCCGAGGTCGACGCGCTGATCAAGAAGCTCCTCTCGTACGATCCGCTCGGCCTGAAGATGACGAAGAAGTGGCTCAACCAGTACCTGCAGCAGAACATGAACATCGTGGGCATGGGCTCGCTCTTCGCCAAGGGCATGGTGCTCGCGAGCGGCAACTTCGCGCAGAAGACCGAGGCCTACGGCAAGCAGCTCGAGTCCGAGGGCAAGCGCAAGGGCTGA
- a CDS encoding RNA polymerase sigma factor, translating to MERNDEKGFFSWVTSLVRDHRGALAAVARNEGLLADDALDAVQDAFATFLGLPHARKLAYEEDDSRNLLAILVRNHSRNRRRRHELARPHLRDSEVVESLADDRESVDSLIEHAEAHVLAFQCVEKLAAVQRQVVTLRLLEDQPGVRVANLLGTTTGNVAVLLHRAKRELRECMEG from the coding sequence ATGGAGCGCAACGACGAGAAGGGGTTCTTTTCCTGGGTCACCAGCCTGGTGCGCGACCATCGTGGCGCGCTCGCGGCGGTGGCTCGAAACGAGGGCCTGCTCGCCGACGACGCGCTCGACGCCGTCCAGGACGCCTTCGCGACCTTCCTCGGCCTGCCCCATGCGCGGAAGCTCGCGTACGAGGAGGACGACAGCCGCAACCTCCTCGCGATCCTCGTGCGCAACCACTCGCGGAACAGGAGGCGGCGCCACGAACTCGCGCGGCCGCATCTCCGCGACAGCGAAGTGGTCGAGAGCCTGGCCGACGATCGGGAGAGCGTCGATTCGCTCATCGAGCATGCCGAGGCGCATGTGCTCGCCTTCCAATGCGTGGAGAAGCTCGCCGCGGTGCAGCGCCAGGTGGTGACGCTGCGCCTGCTCGAGGATCAACCGGGCGTCCGCGTGGCGAATCTCCTTGGCACCACAACCGGCAACGTCGCCGTGCTCCTGCACCGCGCGAAGCGTGAACTCCGCGAGTGCATGGAGGGGTAG
- a CDS encoding YciI family protein: MTITTALLLLTLGAAPAQPAAKKFEFDKHYLVLLERVPGAKKLPEAALAQLQKEHLAHLTRMGESGKMVLAGPFDEQDDVGMRGACIYRTATKAEAKQLAEQDPMVKAGRLQVRVMAWYTEKGYLAFPLAPPVEYAKDAAKDAGK; encoded by the coding sequence ATGACGATCACGACCGCCCTGCTCCTGCTCACCCTCGGCGCCGCGCCGGCCCAGCCCGCCGCGAAGAAGTTCGAGTTCGACAAGCACTACCTCGTCCTACTCGAGCGCGTGCCTGGCGCCAAGAAGCTGCCGGAGGCCGCGCTGGCGCAGCTGCAGAAGGAGCACCTCGCGCACCTCACTCGCATGGGGGAGAGCGGCAAGATGGTGCTCGCGGGCCCCTTCGACGAGCAGGACGACGTGGGCATGCGCGGCGCGTGCATCTACCGCACCGCCACCAAGGCGGAGGCGAAGCAGCTCGCCGAGCAGGACCCGATGGTGAAGGCGGGCCGGCTGCAGGTGCGGGTCATGGCCTGGTACACGGAGAAGGGCTACCTGGCGTTCCCCCTGGCCCCGCCCGTCGAGTATGCCAAGGACGCGGCGAAGGACGCGGGCAAGTAG
- a CDS encoding DUF1684 domain-containing protein produces the protein MQQLPSPGVAVFRLGGREHRLAARQEAGTDALFFLFTDETNRDETYGAGRELEAEAPVGDKVVRDFNRADSPTCAISAYSLYLLPPRQNRLPL, from the coding sequence GTGCAGCAGTTGCCCTCGCCGGGCGTGGCCGTCTTCCGCCTGGGCGGGCGCGAGCACCGACTCGCGGCGAGGCAGGAGGCGGGCACGGACGCGCTCTTCTTCCTATTCACCGACGAGACCAACCGCGACGAGACCTACGGCGCGGGGCGCGAGCTCGAAGCCGAGGCGCCCGTGGGGGACAAGGTGGTGCGGGACTTCAACCGGGCCGACAGCCCCACTTGTGCCATCTCCGCCTACAGTCTGTACTTGCTGCCACCGCGCCAGAACCGACTTCCCTTGTGA
- a CDS encoding alpha/beta hydrolase → MMKPLYLAVLRMLPALCLACAHPPQAPREAPAAAPSLTYETYTVGAGEPEAMLVALHYSGSTPGFWRPLLEDWHTPTRVVLPRGPHPRREGFTWFTAGHEQKVTAEKTADVEQMAARLAELIRELRATHPHIRRVAVTGFSYGGDLAWVLALRHPEQVDVAVPMGSRLLGDPTPGTPAARRVWVLQGEVDPIITAPQTAARVDVLRAAGVPIDVKVYPGLGHDFSPQLIEDWRTFLQQQLRTEASR, encoded by the coding sequence ATGATGAAGCCCCTGTACCTCGCCGTGCTCCGGATGCTGCCTGCGCTCTGTCTCGCGTGTGCCCACCCGCCCCAGGCGCCCCGCGAGGCGCCGGCTGCCGCGCCCTCGCTCACCTACGAGACGTACACTGTCGGAGCAGGCGAGCCCGAGGCGATGCTCGTCGCGCTGCACTACTCCGGGTCCACGCCCGGGTTCTGGAGGCCGCTGCTCGAGGACTGGCACACCCCCACCCGCGTCGTGCTGCCACGCGGCCCGCACCCGCGCAGGGAGGGCTTCACCTGGTTCACCGCCGGCCACGAGCAGAAGGTGACCGCGGAGAAGACCGCCGACGTGGAGCAGATGGCCGCGCGGCTCGCAGAGCTCATCCGCGAGCTGCGCGCCACACACCCCCACATCCGCCGCGTCGCCGTGACGGGCTTCTCCTACGGCGGAGACCTCGCATGGGTGCTCGCGCTGCGCCACCCGGAGCAGGTGGATGTCGCGGTACCCATGGGCTCGCGCCTGCTCGGAGACCCCACGCCCGGTACACCGGCCGCGCGGCGCGTATGGGTGCTGCAGGGCGAAGTCGACCCCATCATCACTGCCCCTCAGACCGCGGCGCGCGTGGATGTCCTGAGGGCAGCCGGTGTCCCCATCGACGTGAAGGTCTACCCCGGCCTCGGCCACGACTTCTCACCGCAGCTCATCGAAGACTGGCGCACCTTCCTGCAGCAGCAGCTGCGCACGGAGGCGTCGCGATGA
- a CDS encoding glutathione S-transferase N-terminal domain-containing protein, whose amino-acid sequence MTWTLIGEAFSPWSEKARWALDHHRLAYAYREHYPLIGELSLRLRARRLKGRVSTPMLLTPEGPLIDSFRIARYADAHGSAPTLFPAEHAEEIAAWNARSEAALGAARVRYLDRLANDRAAKLEQQPPAFPGFVRQLSVPAVDLAMAFLRRKYGMPDSTAAEATLVLELEALQRALAGGKRHLVADRLTYADLAMAVTLQFVSPVDGGHIALGPATRAAGVHPQLCARYPDVVAWRDALYARHRRSEQPAEPVRA is encoded by the coding sequence ATGACGTGGACCCTGATTGGCGAGGCCTTCTCTCCCTGGTCCGAGAAGGCCCGCTGGGCGCTGGACCACCACCGCCTCGCGTATGCGTACCGCGAGCACTACCCGCTCATCGGCGAGCTCTCGCTGCGGCTGCGGGCGCGGCGGCTGAAGGGCCGCGTGAGCACGCCCATGCTGCTCACCCCCGAGGGGCCGCTCATCGATTCCTTCCGCATCGCCCGCTACGCGGACGCGCACGGCAGCGCGCCCACGCTCTTTCCGGCCGAGCATGCCGAGGAGATCGCCGCCTGGAACGCCCGCAGCGAGGCCGCGCTCGGCGCGGCGCGGGTGCGCTACCTCGACCGGCTCGCGAACGACCGCGCCGCGAAGCTGGAGCAGCAGCCGCCCGCCTTCCCTGGTTTCGTGCGCCAGCTCTCGGTGCCCGCGGTGGACCTCGCCATGGCCTTCCTGCGCAGGAAGTACGGGATGCCGGACAGCACGGCGGCGGAGGCCACGCTGGTGCTCGAGTTGGAGGCGCTGCAGCGTGCGCTCGCGGGGGGCAAGCGCCACCTCGTCGCGGACCGCCTCACCTACGCGGACCTCGCGATGGCGGTGACGCTGCAGTTCGTGTCACCCGTGGACGGCGGGCACATCGCGCTAGGCCCCGCCACTCGCGCGGCGGGCGTCCACCCGCAGCTGTGCGCGCGATATCCGGACGTCGTCGCCTGGCGCGACGCGCTCTACGCGCGGCACCGGCGCAGCGAGCAGCCCGCCGAGCCCGTCCGGGCGTAG
- a CDS encoding DUF417 family protein has protein sequence MSRIESLLRLAARADRIGMNVLRAGLIVVLVWIGALKVAEYEADGIVPFVANSPVMSFVYTYDAPEYRQHMNAEGALVPANRAWHEANGTYGFSYLLGGVIVLFGLLIAAHWWRPELGAIGSALVIGMSVVTLSFLVTTPESWVPALGDAHHGFPWLSGRGRLVVKDAIMIGAAIVTMADSARVWLAQRKPQPAEQLHRAAA, from the coding sequence TTGTCCCGTATCGAGTCGCTCCTCCGCCTCGCCGCCCGTGCCGACCGCATCGGAATGAACGTCCTTCGCGCCGGCCTGATCGTCGTCCTCGTCTGGATTGGCGCGCTCAAGGTAGCCGAATACGAAGCGGACGGCATCGTCCCCTTCGTGGCCAACAGCCCGGTCATGAGCTTCGTCTATACGTACGACGCCCCCGAATACCGGCAGCACATGAATGCCGAAGGCGCGCTCGTTCCCGCCAACCGCGCGTGGCACGAGGCGAACGGGACCTATGGGTTCTCCTACCTGCTCGGCGGCGTGATCGTGCTCTTCGGCCTGCTCATCGCCGCCCATTGGTGGCGCCCCGAGCTCGGCGCGATCGGCAGCGCCCTCGTGATCGGCATGTCGGTAGTGACGCTCTCTTTTCTCGTCACCACACCTGAGAGCTGGGTGCCGGCGCTCGGCGACGCCCACCACGGCTTTCCGTGGCTGAGCGGCCGCGGGCGGCTGGTGGTCAAGGATGCAATCATGATCGGCGCCGCCATCGTCACCATGGCCGATTCCGCGCGGGTCTGGCTGGCGCAGCGCAAGCCGCAGCCGGCCGAGCAGCTCCACCGCGCCGCCGCCTGA
- a CDS encoding myxococcus cysteine-rich repeat containing protein, with protein MPLDPYADAVVQRGVIAVISPGNAVGAPDGNVASFLSLLEGSLLLDMGAGEEGTGPLRIYYRGLSLSVIAQVDFLREDLSLISTGQATLLDLGIGTHSALVPFSSATPYRYVRLRGGLAALYSVDAVEDMGFGGGVLCGNGQVEAEEQCDDGNLVSGDGCGVSCQVEAVREHARWLRLRCRRLPASHSAVWLPVRGCVVGCIQLWRLRQRL; from the coding sequence TTGCCACTTGACCCGTACGCCGATGCGGTCGTCCAGCGCGGTGTCATCGCCGTCATCAGCCCTGGCAACGCGGTGGGCGCGCCGGATGGGAATGTCGCCAGCTTCCTGAGCCTCCTGGAAGGCTCGCTGCTGCTGGATATGGGCGCGGGAGAAGAGGGCACGGGCCCTCTGCGCATCTATTACCGGGGGTTGTCGTTGTCGGTGATTGCCCAGGTGGATTTCCTTCGTGAGGACCTGAGTCTCATCAGCACGGGGCAGGCGACCCTCCTGGACCTGGGCATCGGTACGCACTCCGCGCTGGTGCCCTTCAGCAGCGCGACGCCCTACCGGTACGTGCGGCTGCGGGGGGGACTGGCCGCGCTGTACAGCGTGGACGCCGTGGAGGACATGGGCTTTGGCGGCGGTGTCTTATGTGGCAATGGTCAGGTGGAGGCCGAGGAACAGTGTGACGATGGCAATCTGGTGTCAGGGGATGGCTGCGGCGTGAGTTGCCAGGTGGAGGCTGTGCGTGAACACGCCCGGTGGCTACGACTGCGTTGCCGGCGCCTGCCAGCCTCCCACAGTGCAGTGTGGCTCCCAGTGCGTGGATGTGTCGTCGGATGCATCCAACTGTGGCGCCTGCGGCAACGTCTGTGA
- a CDS encoding helix-turn-helix domain-containing protein — MRFDASLGVMAPAAHTRARLDDLVRTTANYSAWLEGTSATAKQIGVHGFRFDAHHQLTGVTLDTFHVLLCLGGRASIRRSMNGSVEVMDLGPGDVLVNPMAISLRWSWSGAVEVLNIAVHPGYLDEAVRESMGGLVRLRPRATPSAPNPSLVQLGCDLHREVATPDLLGAQRGARAVGERIALHLLRNYVDVERTGHDRTFSPEARRALLDYVETRLDQPVRVEHLAALVRLGEHHFSRTFRATFGLAPHAWLRDRRLERARELLVTTDGSISSIRSGGAAVARLPGGYLPASFAASLAYSTGGARGNAR, encoded by the coding sequence GTGAGATTCGACGCCAGCCTTGGTGTCATGGCCCCCGCAGCACACACGAGGGCCCGCCTCGACGACCTGGTGCGGACCACGGCCAACTACTCGGCGTGGCTCGAGGGCACCTCCGCGACCGCGAAGCAGATCGGCGTGCACGGCTTTCGGTTCGACGCCCACCACCAGCTGACCGGGGTGACCCTCGACACCTTCCACGTCCTCCTCTGCCTGGGCGGGCGCGCGTCGATCCGCCGGAGCATGAACGGCTCGGTTGAGGTGATGGACCTCGGCCCCGGCGACGTGCTGGTCAATCCGATGGCAATCTCGCTGCGCTGGAGCTGGTCGGGGGCGGTCGAGGTGCTCAACATCGCGGTGCATCCCGGCTACCTCGACGAGGCGGTCCGTGAGTCGATGGGGGGCCTGGTGCGTCTGCGCCCGCGGGCCACCCCGTCTGCGCCCAATCCGTCGCTCGTCCAGCTGGGGTGCGATCTACACCGCGAGGTCGCCACGCCAGATCTGCTCGGGGCGCAGCGGGGTGCCCGGGCGGTCGGCGAGCGCATCGCGCTTCACCTGTTGCGCAACTACGTCGACGTCGAGCGCACCGGCCACGACCGCACCTTCAGCCCCGAGGCGCGGCGGGCGCTGCTGGACTACGTCGAGACGCGGCTCGACCAGCCGGTGCGCGTCGAGCACCTCGCGGCGCTGGTTCGCCTGGGCGAGCATCATTTCTCACGCACTTTCCGGGCGACCTTCGGCCTCGCTCCCCACGCTTGGCTGCGGGATCGTCGCCTGGAGCGCGCCCGCGAGCTCCTTGTCACCACCGACGGGTCGATCTCGAGCATTCGGAGCGGCGGGGCTGCGGTGGCCCGCCTGCCTGGAGGCTACTTGCCCGCGTCCTTCGCCGCGTCCTTGGCATACTCGACGGGCGGGGCCAGGGGGAACGCCAGGTAG